One window of Pseudomonas sp. ML2-2023-3 genomic DNA carries:
- a CDS encoding TonB-dependent hemoglobin/transferrin/lactoferrin family receptor, whose protein sequence is MMGSQRKGVHSASRLAFAVHIALFASLAVQATVQAAETVSSAVQQEFIAFHISAQPLDKAVLIFAEQAGLQVLFDSQMLQGLKSVALNGDFGVQEGLARLLGGNPVEYRFTGERQVTLTRVSGEHNGALALGTTSVTASEGNSGDWVYQTPSSVAVITREQINKRAPRHAADMLEETTGVYTAVNQRDQGLSVNIRGIQDYGRVNMNVDGMRQNFNVNGHQQRNGVMLIDPEMVSSVEIDKGAQSGMGGAGVLGGIASFNTLQASEFLEDGKEYGGRIRAGSGIGKLGNGTYFNGGGVFAFGNDLGDILVAYSERHFGDYRTGRQNADNLGVNIRNKNKYREAWTDWLTSEVGDTGSVTRSQMVKLGLNLPNDQRAQFTYLETDSDSADAWTNLNATQDGYDYVRTGKSNINTGNLALDYSYNPDNELIDFKSKLYYVNTQLDRRNAPHKASANSGNAFDGYEDEFRTSTWGFQVENTSRFDFNNYGQLSWNYGLESYQDILKSKNNLVPAENENDLPWVEGADPEGKRTMASLFNNLHYQYSYWLALDAGLRYDRYRLEGKTGMSLWQAPVTPGENGGEVMTSGSSVRNVYFYDSDREEGKFSPTFGIGIKPGVDWLQFYGRWGQGWRPPAVTEVFMTGRPHGGNAPERVYPNPYLKAEENREWEFGLNIFKESLFFNNDRLGVKVAYFDNNIKNFSFLHYGVSLPGSADVVGSGRSAYVNNQAETRFRGVEYQLNYDMGRLYANLSYTHMIGSNEFCSSGYYMGGAKKRGEVVKIIRTPYTRPNGKIGYINTRVSEWLDDPDRNNKIDCGSTMGNAAYMPADRGSLTVGARFLERRLDTGIRFRYSPGNGAGLNEWSYSGIEQAHWPKYSVYDLYASYWPTDTLNITLSLENATDEAYFVAMGDANNLSMARGRTLSGMLEYKF, encoded by the coding sequence ATGATGGGTAGTCAGCGCAAAGGGGTGCATTCCGCAAGCCGGTTAGCCTTTGCTGTTCATATCGCACTGTTTGCGTCGCTGGCGGTGCAAGCGACGGTACAGGCCGCTGAAACAGTCAGCAGCGCCGTGCAACAAGAATTTATCGCCTTCCATATTTCTGCCCAGCCGCTGGACAAGGCCGTGCTGATTTTTGCCGAGCAGGCTGGCCTGCAAGTGCTGTTCGACAGCCAGATGCTGCAAGGCCTGAAATCCGTAGCACTCAATGGCGACTTCGGCGTACAGGAAGGTCTGGCCCGTTTGTTGGGCGGCAATCCGGTGGAGTACCGCTTTACCGGCGAACGCCAGGTCACCCTGACCCGCGTCAGCGGCGAACACAATGGCGCACTGGCATTGGGCACTACTTCGGTAACGGCCAGCGAAGGCAATAGTGGGGATTGGGTGTATCAGACGCCATCTTCTGTAGCGGTCATCACTCGCGAGCAAATCAACAAGCGCGCCCCACGCCACGCAGCGGACATGCTCGAAGAAACCACGGGCGTGTACACCGCCGTGAATCAGCGTGACCAGGGCCTGTCGGTCAACATCCGCGGTATTCAGGACTACGGCCGGGTCAACATGAACGTTGACGGCATGCGCCAGAATTTCAACGTTAACGGCCACCAGCAGCGCAACGGCGTGATGTTGATCGACCCGGAAATGGTCTCCAGCGTTGAAATCGATAAAGGCGCCCAGTCCGGCATGGGCGGTGCGGGCGTATTGGGGGGCATTGCCAGCTTTAACACCCTGCAAGCCAGCGAGTTCCTGGAAGACGGCAAAGAGTACGGCGGGCGCATCCGGGCCGGCAGCGGTATCGGTAAATTGGGTAACGGCACCTATTTCAATGGCGGTGGCGTCTTCGCATTTGGCAATGATCTTGGCGATATTTTGGTTGCTTATAGCGAACGCCATTTTGGTGACTACCGTACCGGTCGGCAAAACGCCGATAACCTGGGCGTAAATATTCGCAACAAGAACAAATATCGCGAAGCCTGGACAGACTGGCTGACCAGTGAAGTAGGCGATACCGGCAGCGTGACCCGTTCGCAGATGGTCAAGCTCGGGCTGAACCTGCCCAACGACCAGCGAGCGCAGTTCACTTACCTGGAAACCGACAGCGATAGCGCTGACGCATGGACCAACCTCAATGCGACGCAGGATGGTTACGACTATGTGCGTACCGGTAAAAGCAATATCAATACCGGCAACCTGGCGCTGGATTACAGCTACAACCCGGATAACGAGCTGATCGACTTCAAAAGTAAACTTTATTACGTCAATACGCAGCTTGATCGGCGTAATGCCCCCCACAAAGCGTCGGCTAATAGTGGTAATGCATTTGATGGTTACGAAGATGAGTTTCGCACCAGCACATGGGGTTTTCAGGTAGAAAACACGTCCCGGTTTGACTTCAACAACTACGGGCAACTGAGCTGGAACTATGGCCTGGAAAGCTATCAGGACATTTTGAAATCCAAGAACAATCTGGTGCCGGCCGAGAACGAGAACGATCTGCCCTGGGTCGAGGGGGCAGACCCGGAAGGCAAACGCACCATGGCCAGCCTGTTCAATAACCTGCACTACCAGTACAGCTATTGGCTGGCGCTGGATGCCGGGTTGCGTTATGACCGCTATCGCCTGGAAGGCAAAACGGGCATGAGTTTATGGCAAGCGCCGGTCACTCCAGGGGAGAATGGTGGCGAGGTGATGACCTCGGGTTCTTCTGTAAGAAATGTTTATTTCTATGATTCAGATCGTGAAGAAGGCAAGTTTTCACCGACGTTTGGTATAGGGATAAAGCCCGGAGTTGACTGGTTGCAGTTCTATGGGCGATGGGGCCAAGGCTGGCGCCCGCCGGCGGTGACTGAGGTGTTTATGACCGGGCGGCCCCATGGGGGGAATGCACCGGAGCGGGTTTACCCCAATCCATACCTGAAAGCTGAGGAAAACCGGGAATGGGAGTTCGGTTTAAATATCTTTAAAGAATCCCTGTTCTTTAATAATGACCGGCTTGGAGTAAAAGTTGCTTACTTTGATAATAACATCAAGAATTTTTCATTTTTACACTATGGTGTCTCTCTTCCAGGGTCGGCGGATGTCGTCGGGTCGGGTCGCTCTGCGTATGTGAATAACCAAGCGGAGACCCGGTTTCGCGGCGTTGAATATCAGTTGAATTACGATATGGGACGGTTGTATGCCAACCTGAGTTACACGCATATGATTGGCAGTAATGAGTTTTGCTCAAGTGGGTACTATATGGGCGGCGCCAAGAAAAGGGGCGAGGTTGTTAAGATAATCAGGACGCCCTACACCCGGCCTAATGGCAAGATTGGCTACATCAATACTAGAGTCTCTGAATGGCTCGATGACCCGGACAGAAACAACAAAATCGATTGCGGATCTACTATGGGTAATGCGGCATATATGCCCGCAGATCGAGGGTCTCTAACAGTGGGTGCTCGTTTCCTTGAGCGGCGCCTGGACACGGGGATACGCTTTCGCTACAGCCCTGGTAATGGCGCGGGTCTGAATGAATGGAGTTACTCCGGTATAGAGCAAGCACACTGGCCTAAATACAGCGTGTACGACCTGTATGCAAGTTACTGGCCGACGGACACGTTGAATATTACCTTGTCATTAGAGAACGCTACCGACGAAGCCTACTTTGTGGCCATGGGCGATGCCAATAACTTGAGTATGGCGCGCGGTCGGACATTGAGTGGCATGCTCGAATATAAATTCTAA
- a CDS encoding DUF4879 domain-containing protein translates to MKHVITSISACVGFLISAAISAAPATPLSTLEILKVASVSCAVEDVSDGREQTRCDHKGPGIKVYVLERGYGGQPNVTLDGQEVDGVRAAVCNQGEGLVACNGAGTTVGHVYTFDLGNKDGGWFEFSNTSLVPPHNRLGVRLYIK, encoded by the coding sequence ATGAAGCACGTCATCACGTCGATTTCAGCCTGTGTCGGCTTCCTTATAAGTGCCGCGATCAGCGCCGCGCCCGCGACACCCCTGAGCACCCTGGAAATTCTTAAAGTGGCGTCTGTTTCCTGCGCTGTAGAGGATGTGTCCGATGGTCGTGAGCAGACCCGCTGCGACCACAAGGGCCCTGGTATCAAGGTCTATGTGCTGGAGCGCGGTTACGGCGGCCAGCCGAATGTCACGCTCGATGGCCAGGAAGTGGACGGTGTGCGGGCTGCGGTCTGTAACCAGGGCGAGGGGCTGGTGGCCTGCAACGGTGCGGGCACCACGGTGGGGCACGTGTATACCTTTGACCTGGGCAACAAGGACGGTGGCTGGTTCGAGTTCAGCAACACCTCGCTGGTGCCGCCGCACAACCGGCTGGGTGTGCGGCTATATATAAAGTGA
- a CDS encoding type I secretion system permease/ATPase, with translation MTRPKANEMLAALTAYKRAFFNIGLFSAVINLLMLAPALYMLQVYDRVLASGNQMTLLMLTLMILGLFGLMGALEWVRSQVVIRLGTQMDMRLNQRVYDAAFEAQLRTGNPAAGQALNDLTSLRQFATGNALFAFFDAPWFPVYLFVIFMFSPWLGLLALGGAVLLMILAWVNQRVSQAPLKAASELSVQATQQASAHLRNAEAIEAMGMLDTLREGWLAQHTAFLAQQNLASEKTATVSAWSKGVRLALQSLVLGLGALLAVQGQITAGMMIAGSILMGRVLSPIDQLIGVWKQWTSARLAYQRLEALLHSYPPRARRMALPVPRGELAVEQLSASAPGTRRATLANLSFTLPAGQVMGVIGPSGCGKSTLARLLIGVWQPLAGKVRLDGAELSQWDKHQLGPHLGYLPQDIQLFAGTIAQNIARFAEVDADKVLAAAQLAGVHQLILQLPDGYETRLGEGGAGLSGGQKQRIGLARALYGLPAVIVLDEPNSNLDEAGEQALLQAIAQLKQHKRTLILITHKPNVLTLTDYLLILREGQLQAFGPTAKVLGAPAAAKPAAPKPAMNVSYRLGTAEAGKA, from the coding sequence ATGACCCGGCCCAAAGCCAACGAGATGCTGGCTGCCTTGACGGCCTACAAACGTGCTTTCTTCAATATCGGCCTGTTCTCGGCCGTGATCAATTTACTGATGCTGGCACCGGCGTTGTACATGTTGCAGGTGTATGACCGGGTGCTGGCATCGGGCAATCAAATGACCCTGTTGATGCTGACGCTGATGATCCTCGGCCTCTTTGGCCTGATGGGCGCGTTGGAATGGGTGCGTAGTCAGGTGGTGATCCGCCTCGGCACGCAGATGGATATGCGCTTGAATCAGCGCGTCTACGACGCCGCGTTCGAAGCGCAATTGCGCACTGGCAACCCGGCGGCCGGGCAGGCGCTGAATGACCTCACCAGCCTGCGCCAATTTGCGACCGGCAATGCCCTGTTCGCGTTCTTCGATGCGCCGTGGTTTCCGGTGTACCTGTTTGTAATTTTTATGTTCAGCCCGTGGCTGGGGCTGCTGGCCCTGGGCGGGGCGGTGCTGTTGATGATACTGGCGTGGGTCAATCAGCGCGTCTCGCAAGCCCCACTTAAAGCCGCCAGTGAGTTGTCAGTGCAAGCCACCCAGCAAGCCAGCGCCCATCTGCGCAATGCCGAGGCCATCGAGGCAATGGGCATGCTCGATACCTTGCGCGAGGGTTGGTTGGCACAGCACACGGCCTTTTTGGCGCAGCAGAATCTGGCCAGTGAAAAAACCGCCACCGTCAGCGCCTGGTCAAAAGGCGTGCGCCTGGCGCTGCAATCCCTGGTGCTTGGGTTGGGCGCGCTGCTGGCCGTGCAAGGCCAGATCACGGCCGGGATGATGATTGCCGGCTCCATTCTGATGGGCCGGGTACTGAGCCCCATCGACCAGTTGATCGGTGTATGGAAGCAATGGACGTCGGCACGGCTGGCCTATCAGCGCCTCGAAGCATTGCTGCACAGCTATCCGCCGCGAGCCCGGCGCATGGCATTGCCTGTGCCTCGGGGCGAACTGGCGGTGGAGCAATTGAGCGCTAGCGCTCCCGGCACCCGTCGCGCCACCCTGGCCAACTTGAGCTTCACCTTGCCGGCCGGGCAAGTGATGGGGGTGATCGGGCCTTCTGGCTGCGGCAAGTCGACCTTGGCCCGGCTGTTGATTGGGGTATGGCAACCGCTGGCGGGCAAGGTGCGGCTGGACGGGGCTGAGTTGTCGCAGTGGGACAAGCATCAACTCGGTCCGCATCTGGGGTATTTGCCCCAGGACATTCAGTTGTTTGCCGGGACCATCGCGCAAAACATCGCACGCTTTGCCGAGGTGGATGCCGACAAGGTGTTGGCCGCTGCGCAACTGGCCGGAGTGCATCAGCTGATTCTGCAATTGCCCGACGGCTATGAAACGCGCCTGGGTGAAGGCGGCGCGGGGCTGTCCGGCGGGCAGAAGCAACGCATCGGCCTGGCCCGTGCACTTTACGGCTTGCCAGCGGTGATCGTGCTCGACGAACCCAACTCCAACCTCGATGAAGCCGGGGAACAGGCCTTGTTACAGGCCATTGCCCAGCTCAAACAGCACAAGCGAACACTGATTTTGATCACCCACAAACCCAATGTGCTGACCCTCACCGACTACCTGTTGATTCTGCGCGAAGGCCAGCTACAAGCCTTTGGCCCGACGGCCAAGGTGCTTGGTGCGCCCGCTGCAGCGAAACCTGCGGCGCCCAAGCCTGCGATGAATGTGAGCTATCGGCTCGGTACGGCAGAGGCGGGCAAGGCATGA
- a CDS encoding heme acquisition protein HasA, translating into MTISINYSSFVGSDSIGDVLSDWAQGFKTAGHGLSNTGGFNSGGRAQDGEQYATHGANNSDYAFIAGSDTSNGLHYVYDPKVSAGDNMNHYLWGELDSVSLGEVLTGGSGSAFGLDDYTVSFNGLDLSAASDAGRAGNAVQDVIYGLMKGNVSGLEGVLNNLLSEFGLSTDSTFDQLAAAGLAHSDAPQVADISLVGVQEVVQDWALAA; encoded by the coding sequence ATGACTATTTCAATTAACTATAGTTCGTTTGTTGGTTCTGATTCGATTGGTGACGTGCTTAGCGATTGGGCTCAAGGTTTTAAAACTGCGGGTCACGGTCTAAGCAATACCGGTGGTTTCAATAGTGGCGGTCGTGCTCAAGATGGTGAGCAGTATGCGACGCATGGTGCCAATAATTCGGACTACGCCTTTATCGCAGGAAGCGATACCAGCAATGGCCTGCATTATGTGTATGACCCTAAAGTCTCTGCTGGCGACAACATGAACCATTACCTGTGGGGTGAACTGGACAGCGTGAGTTTGGGTGAAGTGCTGACTGGTGGTTCGGGCAGCGCGTTTGGCCTGGACGACTACACCGTCTCCTTCAACGGCCTCGACCTGTCCGCCGCCAGCGATGCCGGCCGTGCAGGCAACGCTGTTCAGGACGTGATCTACGGCCTGATGAAAGGCAACGTATCGGGTCTGGAAGGCGTGCTCAACAACCTGTTGAGCGAGTTCGGCCTGTCCACCGATTCAACCTTCGACCAGTTGGCCGCTGCTGGCCTGGCTCACTCCGATGCACCGCAGGTTGCTGATATCAGCCTGGTGGGCGTGCAAGAAGTGGTTCAGGACTGGGCTCTGGCGGCGTAA
- a CDS encoding TolC family outer membrane protein: MACAGPVQAMGLLEAYDLAIRNDPTFQAAIEERAAGEENRALGRSALLPTLSWNYNNSRNESEVTQASTRTDRDYRSYAATLTLQQPLLDYEAYARFRQGAAQALFSDERFRSKSQYLAVRVLSAYSQALLAQERIELSRAQKRAFAERLQLNQRLLEGGEGTRTDVLETQARLSMAVAEEIEAQDNQDAALRELEAMLGEPLQVEQLAPLVAHFVILPLEPQRFESWRELALANNPELASQHHALTSAEYEVERKRAGHLPKLSLYASSRQTSSDSESTYNQKYDTNSVGIQLTVPLFAGGSVSASTRQAARQLSQAQYELDAQTATTLVDLRKQYNLNSSAAAKVRAYEMAVESAGALVQATQKSVSGGERVNLDVLDAEQQLFSAKRDLAEARYAYLLARVQLKYYAGLLNEGDLRQVAGYFRAH, encoded by the coding sequence ATGGCGTGTGCTGGGCCGGTACAGGCGATGGGGTTGCTGGAAGCCTACGATCTGGCGATTCGCAACGACCCGACCTTTCAGGCCGCCATTGAAGAGCGGGCGGCAGGGGAGGAGAACCGCGCCCTGGGTCGCTCGGCGTTGCTGCCCACCCTGTCGTGGAACTACAACAATTCGCGCAACGAGTCCGAAGTCACCCAGGCCAGCACTCGGACCGACCGCGACTACCGCAGTTATGCGGCGACCTTGACCTTGCAGCAACCGCTACTGGACTACGAAGCCTACGCACGATTCCGACAGGGAGCAGCGCAGGCGCTGTTTTCTGATGAGCGCTTTCGCAGCAAAAGTCAGTATCTGGCGGTGCGCGTGCTCAGTGCCTACAGCCAGGCGCTGCTGGCGCAGGAGCGGATCGAATTGAGCCGGGCGCAAAAGCGCGCCTTTGCCGAGCGCCTGCAACTCAACCAACGGCTTCTTGAAGGCGGTGAGGGTACTCGCACCGATGTGCTGGAAACCCAGGCGCGCCTGAGCATGGCGGTGGCTGAAGAAATCGAGGCGCAAGATAATCAGGACGCAGCCTTGCGTGAGCTGGAGGCGATGCTTGGTGAGCCGCTGCAGGTCGAGCAGCTTGCCCCGCTGGTGGCGCATTTTGTGATTCTGCCACTGGAACCTCAGCGCTTCGAAAGCTGGCGCGAACTGGCGCTGGCCAATAACCCGGAGCTGGCGTCGCAGCATCACGCGTTGACCTCGGCCGAGTATGAGGTGGAACGCAAGCGGGCCGGGCATCTGCCCAAGCTCAGCTTGTATGCCAGCAGCCGTCAGACCAGCTCCGATTCGGAGAGCACCTACAACCAGAAATACGACACCAACAGCGTGGGCATTCAGCTCACCGTGCCGTTGTTTGCAGGGGGATCGGTGTCGGCATCGACCCGTCAGGCTGCGCGGCAACTGTCCCAGGCTCAGTACGAACTGGACGCTCAAACAGCGACCACGCTGGTGGACCTGCGCAAGCAATACAACCTCAACAGCAGCGCGGCGGCCAAGGTGCGGGCGTATGAAATGGCCGTTGAGTCTGCCGGTGCCCTGGTGCAGGCGACGCAGAAAAGCGTGAGTGGGGGCGAGCGGGTCAATCTGGATGTGCTGGATGCCGAACAGCAGCTGTTCAGTGCCAAGCGGGATTTGGCTGAGGCGCGCTATGCCTATTTGCTGGCGCGGGTGCAGCTCAAGTACTACGCGGGGTTATTGAATGAAGGGGATTTGCGGCAGGTGGCGGGGTATTTTCGAGCCCATTAA
- a CDS encoding HlyD family type I secretion periplasmic adaptor subunit, producing MKYSNAKVPGDSNVLQLDDTRYSRLGWLLMLGGFLGFLGWAALAPLDKGVAVSGKVMVSGHRKVVQHPSGGIVERIDVRDGDKVDAGQVLIRLKETPLLGQAQSLRSQFYGSLASEARLNAERDGAASVNFPVELTALATEPEVASNLVLQRQLFDSRRQALLLDQQGVDESIAGAEAQLRGVRESQTSKVLQRTALAEQLQGLRELAKEGYIPRNRLLDSERVYAQVLGSISEDYGRIGQLQRQVLEMRLKIRQLAEEYQKEVRTQLADTRVRTEDLRNRLASAEFELANSQLRAPVAGIVVGLDVFTEGGVIKPGQALMEIVPQGEPLLVEARVPVELADKVHPGLPVELMFSAFSQSTTPRVAGEVTLVSADRQVDERTDEPYYTLRAQVSDAGMAQLAGLQIRPGMPVEAFVRTGERSMLNYLFKPLLDRTHMALVEE from the coding sequence ATGAAGTATTCGAACGCCAAGGTCCCTGGGGACAGCAATGTGCTGCAACTGGATGACACCCGCTATTCGCGTTTGGGTTGGCTACTGATGCTCGGCGGCTTTCTCGGGTTTCTCGGCTGGGCCGCTTTGGCGCCGCTGGACAAGGGCGTCGCGGTGTCGGGCAAGGTGATGGTTTCGGGCCATCGCAAAGTGGTGCAACACCCCAGCGGCGGGATTGTTGAGCGGATCGACGTGCGTGACGGCGACAAGGTGGATGCCGGTCAGGTCTTGATCCGGTTGAAGGAAACCCCGCTGCTGGGGCAGGCTCAGTCGTTGCGCAGCCAGTTTTATGGCTCGCTGGCCAGTGAGGCGCGGCTAAATGCCGAGCGCGATGGCGCCGCCAGCGTGAACTTTCCTGTCGAGTTGACGGCCTTGGCGACCGAGCCGGAAGTGGCATCGAATCTGGTATTGCAGCGGCAACTGTTCGATAGCCGCCGTCAGGCGTTGCTGCTGGATCAGCAAGGGGTCGACGAGAGTATCGCGGGCGCCGAGGCGCAGTTGCGCGGGGTGCGTGAATCCCAGACCAGCAAGGTGTTGCAACGCACGGCCCTTGCCGAACAACTGCAAGGTTTGCGTGAGCTGGCGAAGGAAGGGTATATCCCGCGCAATCGCCTGCTGGACAGCGAGCGGGTGTACGCCCAGGTACTGGGCTCCATCAGCGAAGACTACGGTCGCATCGGTCAATTGCAGCGACAAGTGTTGGAGATGCGTCTGAAAATTCGGCAACTGGCCGAGGAGTATCAAAAGGAAGTCCGTACCCAACTGGCCGACACCCGAGTGCGCACCGAGGATCTGCGCAACCGGCTGGCTTCGGCCGAGTTTGAGTTGGCCAACAGCCAGTTGCGCGCTCCCGTGGCCGGAATTGTGGTGGGGCTGGATGTGTTTACGGAGGGCGGCGTGATCAAGCCCGGTCAGGCACTGATGGAAATCGTGCCCCAGGGAGAACCCCTGCTGGTCGAGGCGCGCGTGCCGGTTGAACTGGCCGACAAGGTTCACCCGGGCTTGCCGGTGGAGTTGATGTTCTCGGCCTTCAGCCAAAGCACCACGCCAAGGGTGGCGGGCGAGGTGACACTGGTGTCGGCGGATCGCCAGGTCGATGAGCGCACGGACGAGCCGTATTACACGCTGCGCGCACAGGTCAGCGATGCGGGCATGGCCCAACTGGCCGGGCTGCAGATTCGCCCGGGCATGCCGGTTGAAGCATTTGTGCGCACGGGCGAGCGTTCGATGCTCAATTATCTGTTCAAGCCGTTGCTCGACCGTACGCATATGGCGTTGGTGGAGGAATGA
- the trmA gene encoding tRNA (uridine(54)-C5)-methyltransferase TrmA yields the protein MSALPFDPAAYAVELEAKANRLRELLAPFDAPEPQVFDSPLKHFRLRAEFRLWREGGERHYAMFAQDDKRTPILIEEFPIASLRINQLMPQLKAAWKASSALSHKLFQVEFQTTLAGDAMVTLCYHRPLDEHWQTAAEQLAKDLDISVIGRSKGKRVVIGRDHVVEALEVAGRTFTYQQPEGAFTQPNGTVNQKMLNWAYEALGERSDDLLELYCGNGNFTLPLATRVRKVLATEISKTSVYAALNNLRDNAVDNVTLVRLSAEELTEALNEVRPFRRLQGIDLKSYEFGSVFVDPPRAGMDPDTCELTRRFDNILYISCNPATLAENIAQLHDTHRIERCAVFDQFPWTHHMESGVLLVRR from the coding sequence ATGAGTGCTCTGCCATTTGATCCTGCTGCCTACGCCGTTGAGCTTGAGGCCAAGGCCAATCGTCTGCGCGAGTTGCTGGCGCCTTTCGATGCGCCAGAACCCCAGGTGTTCGATTCGCCCCTGAAGCACTTTCGTCTGCGGGCCGAATTTCGCCTGTGGCGCGAAGGGGGCGAGCGTCACTACGCCATGTTCGCGCAAGATGACAAGCGCACACCGATCCTGATCGAAGAGTTTCCGATTGCCAGCCTGCGCATCAACCAATTGATGCCCCAACTCAAGGCCGCCTGGAAAGCCAGCTCAGCCCTGAGCCACAAGCTGTTCCAGGTTGAGTTCCAGACCACCCTGGCAGGCGATGCGATGGTCACTCTGTGCTATCACCGCCCGCTGGACGAGCACTGGCAAACCGCTGCCGAGCAGTTGGCCAAAGACCTCGATATCAGCGTGATCGGCCGCTCCAAGGGCAAACGTGTCGTGATCGGCCGCGATCATGTGGTCGAAGCGCTGGAAGTGGCGGGTCGCACCTTCACTTATCAACAGCCCGAAGGCGCGTTCACCCAGCCCAATGGCACGGTCAACCAGAAGATGCTCAATTGGGCATACGAAGCGCTGGGCGAACGTTCGGATGATCTGCTGGAACTGTATTGCGGCAACGGCAACTTCACCCTGCCGCTGGCAACTCGCGTGCGCAAAGTGCTGGCTACCGAAATCAGCAAGACATCGGTGTACGCCGCGCTCAACAACCTGCGCGACAACGCTGTGGATAACGTCACGCTGGTGCGCCTGTCGGCAGAAGAACTGACCGAAGCCCTGAATGAAGTACGTCCATTCCGTCGCTTGCAGGGTATTGACCTGAAAAGCTACGAGTTCGGCAGCGTTTTCGTTGACCCGCCGCGTGCGGGCATGGACCCGGACACCTGCGAACTGACACGCCGCTTCGATAACATCCTGTATATCTCGTGCAACCCTGCAACATTGGCCGAGAACATCGCCCAACTGCACGATACTCACCGGATTGAGCGCTGCGCAGTATTTGACCAATTCCCGTGGACTCACCACATGGAGTCGGGCGTGTTGCTGGTTCGCCGGTAA
- a CDS encoding NCS2 family permease, producing MLERLFQLKAHNTNVRTEILAGITTFLAMAYILFVNPSILGETGMDKGAIFVATCLAAAIGSATMGIIANYPIALAPGMGLNAFFTYTVVLHLGHTWQVALGAVFISAVLFFLLSIFRIREWIINSIPLPLRSAIAAGIGLFLALIALGNAGIVVANKATLVGMGDLAQPKVILASLGFALIVALEAMKVRGAVLIGILAVTIASIAMGVTDFGGVVSMPPSLAPTFLQLDIKGALDIGLISVIFAFLFVDLFDNSGTLIGVAKRAGLMGKDGHMPKMGRALIADSTAAMAGSLLGTSTTTSYIESAAGVSAGGRTGLTAIVVGIMFLLALFFSPLAASVPAFATAPALMFVAVLMMSGLAEIEWDDVTVAAPVVITALAMPFTYSIANGIAFGFISWTVIKLLSGRARELNAPLIILSVLFVVKLGWFPA from the coding sequence ATGCTGGAAAGGCTGTTTCAACTCAAAGCACACAACACCAATGTGCGTACCGAGATTCTTGCGGGTATCACCACCTTCCTGGCGATGGCCTACATCCTGTTCGTCAACCCGAGCATTCTCGGCGAGACGGGCATGGACAAAGGCGCCATATTTGTTGCCACCTGTCTGGCGGCGGCTATCGGTTCGGCGACCATGGGCATTATCGCCAACTACCCGATTGCACTGGCACCGGGCATGGGCCTGAACGCCTTCTTCACCTACACCGTGGTGCTGCACTTGGGCCACACCTGGCAGGTAGCGCTGGGGGCGGTGTTTATCTCGGCGGTGCTGTTCTTCCTGTTGTCGATCTTTCGCATCCGCGAATGGATCATCAACAGCATCCCCCTGCCACTGCGTTCGGCGATTGCCGCCGGTATCGGCCTGTTCCTGGCGCTGATTGCCCTGGGTAACGCCGGTATCGTGGTTGCCAACAAGGCAACCCTGGTCGGCATGGGCGATCTGGCTCAGCCAAAAGTGATCCTGGCCTCCCTGGGCTTTGCCCTGATTGTTGCCCTTGAGGCAATGAAAGTCCGCGGCGCGGTGCTGATCGGCATTCTGGCCGTGACCATTGCTTCCATTGCAATGGGCGTCACCGATTTCGGTGGCGTCGTGTCGATGCCACCTTCCCTGGCCCCGACCTTCCTGCAACTGGACATCAAGGGGGCTCTGGACATCGGCCTGATCAGCGTGATCTTCGCCTTCCTGTTCGTTGACCTGTTCGACAACTCCGGCACATTGATCGGCGTCGCCAAGCGCGCTGGCTTGATGGGCAAAGACGGCCACATGCCAAAAATGGGCCGCGCCCTGATCGCTGACAGCACCGCGGCCATGGCCGGTTCGTTGCTGGGTACTTCGACCACCACCAGCTACATCGAGTCGGCGGCAGGCGTGAGCGCCGGTGGCCGTACCGGTCTGACGGCCATCGTGGTCGGCATCATGTTCCTGCTGGCGTTGTTCTTCTCGCCATTGGCCGCCAGCGTTCCAGCCTTCGCCACCGCACCTGCGCTGATGTTTGTTGCCGTGCTGATGATGAGCGGCCTGGCCGAAATCGAATGGGACGACGTCACCGTTGCCGCACCGGTGGTGATCACCGCACTGGCCATGCCGTTTACCTACTCCATCGCCAACGGCATTGCCTTCGGCTTTATTTCCTGGACCGTGATCAAGCTGCTGTCGGGCCGCGCCCGTGAGCTGAATGCGCCGCTGATCATTCTGTCGGTTCTGTTTGTCGTCAAGCTAGGTTGGTTTCCTGCATGA